The following proteins are co-located in the Brienomyrus brachyistius isolate T26 unplaced genomic scaffold, BBRACH_0.4 scaffold35, whole genome shotgun sequence genome:
- the LOC125721880 gene encoding uncharacterized protein LOC125721880 isoform X40, whose translation MTMHYVGQNILICTSSDPVHDTAEIPSTQAWEPKLEETEVAVSTDCPPSQDPVHYTAEAPSPQALKPKLEETEVAVSTDCPPSQDPVHDTAETPSTQAWEPKLEETEVAVSTDCPPSPEPVHDTAEAPSPQALEPKLEETEVAMSTDCPPSPEPVYYTAETPSPQALEPEMYEIEVELSSDHEDDQALNLRKRGTAKKPGSQKKKKHAGVHKTSRNERVLSEDESTDNSEAEEERPSKQRKLGTAKKQGSQKKQKKHAGVHKTSRNERVLSEDESTDNSEAEEERPSKQRKLGTAKKQGSQKKKKHAGVHKTGRNERVLSEDESTDNSEAEEERPSKQRKLGTAKKQGSQKKQKKHAGVHKTSRNERVLSEDESTDNSEAEEGRPSKRQKLGTAKKQGSQKKKKHAGVHKTGRNERVLSEDESTDNSEAEEERPSKQRKLGTAKKQGSQKKQKKHAGVHKTSRNERVLSEDESTDNSEAEEERPSKQRKLGTAKKQGSQKKVHHRSSQEPELQESSRSEEDHENALEWEYQEDIECEGDAEDELILKYRTRNSNNQKAPRRPQQIPRKLFMPTNEIKWSSSPDIAQPYCPATLHKVPGPTKLAVRQVSDIRSAFELFISKSIQKDLLKMTNLEGKRIYRKQWKDMDDVDMHAFYGVLILSSVYKSKREKPRSLWDPKTGRPIFSAVMSWMDFNKCTNCLRFDKWKKECARQQEDELAEIQPVWDKWVEQLPLMYNPGSNVTVDERLIKFKGRCSFKQYMPSKLARYGIKIWAACDAASSYAWNMQICTEKAKDVISKRDQGMRVMFDMTQGLSGHHITCGGFFTSYDLGQKLLKRNMTMVGPILRKKPELPPEISTLKERKVTSSEFLYTANTTLVSYISRKGKNVILMSTLHREGQISDREDKKPEMILHYNATKGGVDNLDRLMACYSCQRKTLRWPHMIFYNMMDISAYNAFVIWLAIQPDWEKSNSNKRWRLFLEELGRELVLPHIQRTERIPRAPAAALVIRRFRVEAAVTTGAGFNPPLPTAAAGGVLEKRCQDCPPWKDATTASVCTTCKRFICVKHRVKLCFGCV comes from the exons ATGACAATGCATTACGTGGGTCAGAACATTCTCATCTGCACATCTTCAGATCCAGTACATGACACGGCTGAAATACCTTCAACACAAGCCTGGGAGCCAAAATTGGAAGAAACTGAG GTTGCCGTGTCGACAGACTGCCCGCCTTCCCAAG ATCCAGTACATTACACTGCCGAAGCACCTTCACCACAAGCCTTGAAGCCAAAATTGGAAGAGACTGAG GTTGCTGTGTCGACAGACTGCCCGCCTTCCCAAG ATCCAGTACATGACACGGCTGAAACACCTTCAACACAAGCCTGGGAGCCAAAATTAGAAGAAACTGAG GTTGCCGTGTCGACAGACTGCCCGCCTTCCCCAG AGCCAGTACATGACACGGCTGAAGCACCTTCACCACAAGCCTTGGAGCCAAAATTGGAAGAGACTGAG GTTGCCATGTCGACAGACTGCCCGCCTTCCCCAG AGCCAGTATATTACACGGCTGAAACACCTTCCCCACAAGCCCTGGAACCGGAAATGTATGAGATTGAG GTGGAGCTGTCCTCAGATCATGAAGATGATCAGGCGTTGAATCTGCGAAAACGGGGCACTGCGAAAAAACCAGGCTCCCAAAAAAAG AAAAAGCATGCTGGAGTGCATAAAACAAGCCGAAACGAGAGAGTCCTCTCAGAGGATGAAAGCACAGACAACTCAGAAGCTGAAGAGGAAAGACCATCAAAACAACGAAAACTGGGCACTGCAAAAAAACAAGGCTCCCAAAAAAAG CAGAAAAAGCATGCTGGAGTGCATAAAACAAGCCGAAACGAGAGAGTCCTCTCAGAGGATGAAAGCACAGACAACTCAGAAGCTGAAGAGGAAAGACCATCAAAACAACGAAAACTGGGCACTGCAAAAAAACAAGGCTCCCAAAAAAAG AAAAAGCATGCTGGAGTGCATAAAACAGGCCGAAACGAGAGAGTCCTCTCAGAGGATGAAAGCACAGACAACTCAGAAGCTGAAGAGGAAAGACCATCAAAACAACGAAAACTGGGCACTGCAAAAAAACAAGGCTCCCAAAAAAAG CAGAAAAAGCATGCTGGAGTGCATAAAACAAGCCGAAACGAGAGAGTCCTCTCAGAGGATGAAAGCACAGACAACTCAGAAGCTGAAGAGGGAAGGCCATCAAAACGACAAAAACTGGGCACTGCAAAAAAACAAGGCTCCCAAAAAAAG AAAAAGCATGCTGGAGTGCATAAAACAGGCCGAAACGAGAGAGTCCTCTCAGAGGATGAAAGCACAGACAACTCAGAAGCTGAAGAGGAAAGACCATCAAAACAACGAAAACTGGGCACTGCAAAAAAACAAGGCTCCCAAAAAAAG CAGAAAAAGCATGCTGGAGTGCATAAAACAAGCCGAAACGAGAGAGTCCTCTCAGAGGATGAAAGCACAGACAACTCAGAAGCTGAAGAGGAAAGGCCATCAAAACAACGAAAACTGGGCACTGCAAAAAAACAAGGCTCCCAAAAAAAG GTACACCACCGTTCTTCCCAAG AACCAGAATTGCAAGAATCGTCAAGGAGTGAAGAAGACCATGAGAATGCGTTAGAATGGGAGTATCAAGAGGACATTGAATGTGAGGGTGATGCAGAAGATGAACTCATTCTGAAGTACAGAACTCGAAACTCTAACAACCAAAAAGCCCCACGGCGACCCCAGCAGATACCAAGAAAACTATTCATGCCCACTAATGAGATTAAATGGTCATCATCTCCAGATATTGCACAACCTTACTGTCCTGCTACATTACATAAGGTACCCGGGCCCACGAAATTGGCAGTGAGACAGGTCAGTGACATAAGGTCAGCATTTGAACTATTTATTTCCAAGTCAATCCAGAAAGACCTTCTGAAAATGACCAACCTTGAGGGAAAACGCATTTACCGTAAGCAATGGAAAGACATGGATGACGTGGATATGCATGCCTTCTATGGGGTCCTCATCCTCTCAAGTGTCTACAAATCAAAACGTGAGAAACCTAGAAGTCTGTGGGATCCCAAGACAGGAAGACCTATTTTCAGTGCAGTAATGTCATGGATGGACTTCAACAAATGCACAAATTGCTTAAGATTTGACAAGTGGAAAAAAGAATGTGCCAGACAACAGGAGGACGAGTTGGCAGAAATACAACCTGTGTGGGACAAGTGGGTTGAGCAGCTTCCACTTATGTATAATCCAGGATCCAATGTGACTGTGGATGAGCGCCTTATTAAATTTAAAGGCCGTTGCTCATTCAAGCAGTATATGCCGTCCAAACTAGCAAGGTATGGCATAAAAATCTGGGCTGCATGTGATGCTGCTTCATCCTATGCATGGAACATGCAAATCTGCACCGAAAAGGCAAAGGACGTAATCTCAAAGAGAGACCAGGGAATGCGGGTGATGTTCGACATGACGCAGGGCCTCAGCGGCCACCACATCACTTGTGGTGGCTTTTTCACATCATATGACCTGGGGCAAAAACTCCTCAAGCGCAACATGACTATGGTTGGCCCAATATTGCGCAAAAAGCCAGAGCTGCCGCCGGAGATTTCCACACTGAAGGAGAGGAAAGTGACATCCTCAGAGTTTTTATATACAGCCAATACTACTCTGGTGTCGTACATATCACGGAAGGGCAAAAATGTGATACTGATGAGTACACTGCATCGAGAGGGACAGATCAGTGACAGGGAAGACAAGAAACCGGAGATGATTCTGCATTATAATGCCACAAAAGGAGGGGTAGACAATTTAGACAGGTTGATGGCCTGTTACAGCTGCCAACGAAAGACTTTACGGTGGCCCCATATGATCTTTTATAACATGATGGATATATCCGCATACAACGCTTTCGTGATCTGGCTGGCAATACAGCCAGACTGGGAAAAAAGTAACTCCAATAAGCGTTGGAGATTGTTTCTAGAGGAGCTGGGAAGGGAACTTGTGCTTCCTCACATCCAAAGAACAGAGAGGATTCCAAGGGCTCcggcagctgctttggtgataaGAAGGTTTCGAGTGGAGGCTGCTGTAACGACAGGTGCAGGATTCAACCCTCCGCTGCCTACA GCTGCCGCTGGTGGTGTATTGGAGAAACGCTGCCAGGATTGTCCCCCTTGGAAGGACGCAACGACGGCTTCCGTGTGCACCACCTGCAAGAGATTTATCTGTGTGAAGCACAGAGTGAAGCTCTGCTTCGGATGCGTGTAG
- the LOC125721880 gene encoding serine/arginine repetitive matrix protein 2-like isoform X32 — protein MTMHYVGQNILICTSSDPVHDTAEIPSTQAWEPKLEETEVAVSTDCPPSQDPVHYTAEAPSPQALKPKLEETEVAVSTDCPPSQDPVHDTAETPSTQAWEPKLEETEVAVSTDCPPSPEPVHDTAEAPSPQALEPKLEETEVAMSTDCPPSPEPVYYTAETPSPQALEPEMYEIEVELSSDHEDDQALNLRKRGTAKKPGSQKKQKKHAGVHKTSRNERVLSEDESTDNSEVDVRPPNGRPLGTAIQLLSQKKKKHAGVHKTSRNERVLSEDESTDNSEAEEERPSKQRKLGTAKKQGSQKKQKKHAGVHKTSRNERVLSEDESTDNSEAEEERPSKQRKLGTAKKQGSQKKKKHAGVHKTGRNERVLSEDESTDNSEAEEERPSKQRKLGTAKKQGSQKKQKKHAGVHKTSRNERVLSEDESTDNSEAEEGRPSKRQKLGTAKKQGSQKKKKHAGVHKTGRNERVLSEDESTDNSEAEEERPSKQRKLGTAKKQGSQKKQKKHAGVHKTSRNERVLSEDESTDNSEAEEERPSKQRKLGTAKKQGSQKKVHHRSSQEPELQESSRSEEDHENALEWEYQEDIECEGDAEDELILKYRTRNSNNQKAPRRPQQIPRKLFMPTNEIKWSSSPDIAQPYCPATLHKVPGPTKLAVRQVSDIRSAFELFISKSIQKDLLKMTNLEGKRIYRKQWKDMDDVDMHAFYGVLILSSVYKSKREKPRSLWDPKTGRPIFSAVMSWMDFNKCTNCLRFDKWKKECARQQEDELAEIQPVWDKWVEQLPLMYNPGSNVTVDERLIKFKGRCSFKQYMPSKLARYGIKIWAACDAASSYAWNMQICTEKAKDVISKRDQGMRVMFDMTQGLSGHHITCGGFFTSYDLGQKLLKRNMTMVGPILRKKPELPPEISTLKERKVTSSEFLYTANTTLVSYISRKGKNVILMSTLHREGQISDREDKKPEMILHYNATKGGVDNLDRLMACYSCQRKTLRWPHMIFYNMMDISAYNAFVIWLAIQPDWEKSNSNKRWRLFLEELGRELVLPHIQRTERIPRAPAAALVIRRFRVEAAVTTGAGFNPPLPTAAAGGVLEKRCQDCPPWKDATTASVCTTCKRFICVKHRVKLCFGCV, from the exons ATGACAATGCATTACGTGGGTCAGAACATTCTCATCTGCACATCTTCAGATCCAGTACATGACACGGCTGAAATACCTTCAACACAAGCCTGGGAGCCAAAATTGGAAGAAACTGAG GTTGCCGTGTCGACAGACTGCCCGCCTTCCCAAG ATCCAGTACATTACACTGCCGAAGCACCTTCACCACAAGCCTTGAAGCCAAAATTGGAAGAGACTGAG GTTGCTGTGTCGACAGACTGCCCGCCTTCCCAAG ATCCAGTACATGACACGGCTGAAACACCTTCAACACAAGCCTGGGAGCCAAAATTAGAAGAAACTGAG GTTGCCGTGTCGACAGACTGCCCGCCTTCCCCAG AGCCAGTACATGACACGGCTGAAGCACCTTCACCACAAGCCTTGGAGCCAAAATTGGAAGAGACTGAG GTTGCCATGTCGACAGACTGCCCGCCTTCCCCAG AGCCAGTATATTACACGGCTGAAACACCTTCCCCACAAGCCCTGGAACCGGAAATGTATGAGATTGAG GTGGAGCTGTCCTCAGATCATGAAGATGATCAGGCGTTGAATCTGCGAAAACGGGGCACTGCGAAAAAACCAGGCTCCCAAAAAAAG CAGAAAAAGCATGCTGGAGTGCATAAAACAAGCCGAAACGAGAGAGTCCTCTCAGAGGATGAAAGCACAGACAACTCAGAAGTTGATGTGAGGCCACCGAACGGGCGACCACTGGGCACTGCAATTCAACTCCTCTCCCAAAAAAAG AAAAAGCATGCTGGAGTGCATAAAACAAGCCGAAACGAGAGAGTCCTCTCAGAGGATGAAAGCACAGACAACTCAGAAGCTGAAGAGGAAAGACCATCAAAACAACGAAAACTGGGCACTGCAAAAAAACAAGGCTCCCAAAAAAAG CAGAAAAAGCATGCTGGAGTGCATAAAACAAGCCGAAACGAGAGAGTCCTCTCAGAGGATGAAAGCACAGACAACTCAGAAGCTGAAGAGGAAAGACCATCAAAACAACGAAAACTGGGCACTGCAAAAAAACAAGGCTCCCAAAAAAAG AAAAAGCATGCTGGAGTGCATAAAACAGGCCGAAACGAGAGAGTCCTCTCAGAGGATGAAAGCACAGACAACTCAGAAGCTGAAGAGGAAAGACCATCAAAACAACGAAAACTGGGCACTGCAAAAAAACAAGGCTCCCAAAAAAAG CAGAAAAAGCATGCTGGAGTGCATAAAACAAGCCGAAACGAGAGAGTCCTCTCAGAGGATGAAAGCACAGACAACTCAGAAGCTGAAGAGGGAAGGCCATCAAAACGACAAAAACTGGGCACTGCAAAAAAACAAGGCTCCCAAAAAAAG AAAAAGCATGCTGGAGTGCATAAAACAGGCCGAAACGAGAGAGTCCTCTCAGAGGATGAAAGCACAGACAACTCAGAAGCTGAAGAGGAAAGACCATCAAAACAACGAAAACTGGGCACTGCAAAAAAACAAGGCTCCCAAAAAAAG CAGAAAAAGCATGCTGGAGTGCATAAAACAAGCCGAAACGAGAGAGTCCTCTCAGAGGATGAAAGCACAGACAACTCAGAAGCTGAAGAGGAAAGGCCATCAAAACAACGAAAACTGGGCACTGCAAAAAAACAAGGCTCCCAAAAAAAG GTACACCACCGTTCTTCCCAAG AACCAGAATTGCAAGAATCGTCAAGGAGTGAAGAAGACCATGAGAATGCGTTAGAATGGGAGTATCAAGAGGACATTGAATGTGAGGGTGATGCAGAAGATGAACTCATTCTGAAGTACAGAACTCGAAACTCTAACAACCAAAAAGCCCCACGGCGACCCCAGCAGATACCAAGAAAACTATTCATGCCCACTAATGAGATTAAATGGTCATCATCTCCAGATATTGCACAACCTTACTGTCCTGCTACATTACATAAGGTACCCGGGCCCACGAAATTGGCAGTGAGACAGGTCAGTGACATAAGGTCAGCATTTGAACTATTTATTTCCAAGTCAATCCAGAAAGACCTTCTGAAAATGACCAACCTTGAGGGAAAACGCATTTACCGTAAGCAATGGAAAGACATGGATGACGTGGATATGCATGCCTTCTATGGGGTCCTCATCCTCTCAAGTGTCTACAAATCAAAACGTGAGAAACCTAGAAGTCTGTGGGATCCCAAGACAGGAAGACCTATTTTCAGTGCAGTAATGTCATGGATGGACTTCAACAAATGCACAAATTGCTTAAGATTTGACAAGTGGAAAAAAGAATGTGCCAGACAACAGGAGGACGAGTTGGCAGAAATACAACCTGTGTGGGACAAGTGGGTTGAGCAGCTTCCACTTATGTATAATCCAGGATCCAATGTGACTGTGGATGAGCGCCTTATTAAATTTAAAGGCCGTTGCTCATTCAAGCAGTATATGCCGTCCAAACTAGCAAGGTATGGCATAAAAATCTGGGCTGCATGTGATGCTGCTTCATCCTATGCATGGAACATGCAAATCTGCACCGAAAAGGCAAAGGACGTAATCTCAAAGAGAGACCAGGGAATGCGGGTGATGTTCGACATGACGCAGGGCCTCAGCGGCCACCACATCACTTGTGGTGGCTTTTTCACATCATATGACCTGGGGCAAAAACTCCTCAAGCGCAACATGACTATGGTTGGCCCAATATTGCGCAAAAAGCCAGAGCTGCCGCCGGAGATTTCCACACTGAAGGAGAGGAAAGTGACATCCTCAGAGTTTTTATATACAGCCAATACTACTCTGGTGTCGTACATATCACGGAAGGGCAAAAATGTGATACTGATGAGTACACTGCATCGAGAGGGACAGATCAGTGACAGGGAAGACAAGAAACCGGAGATGATTCTGCATTATAATGCCACAAAAGGAGGGGTAGACAATTTAGACAGGTTGATGGCCTGTTACAGCTGCCAACGAAAGACTTTACGGTGGCCCCATATGATCTTTTATAACATGATGGATATATCCGCATACAACGCTTTCGTGATCTGGCTGGCAATACAGCCAGACTGGGAAAAAAGTAACTCCAATAAGCGTTGGAGATTGTTTCTAGAGGAGCTGGGAAGGGAACTTGTGCTTCCTCACATCCAAAGAACAGAGAGGATTCCAAGGGCTCcggcagctgctttggtgataaGAAGGTTTCGAGTGGAGGCTGCTGTAACGACAGGTGCAGGATTCAACCCTCCGCTGCCTACA GCTGCCGCTGGTGGTGTATTGGAGAAACGCTGCCAGGATTGTCCCCCTTGGAAGGACGCAACGACGGCTTCCGTGTGCACCACCTGCAAGAGATTTATCTGTGTGAAGCACAGAGTGAAGCTCTGCTTCGGATGCGTGTAG
- the LOC125721880 gene encoding serine/arginine repetitive matrix protein 2-like isoform X30, which translates to MTMHYVGQNILICTSSDPVHDTAEIPSTQAWEPKLEETEVAVSTDCPPSQDPVHYTAEAPSPQALKPKLEETEVAVSTDCPPSQDPVHDTAETPSTQAWEPKLEETEVAVSTDCPPSPEPVHDTAEAPSPQALEPKLEETEVAMSTDCPPSPEPVYYTAETPSPQALEPEMYEIEVELSSDHEDDQALNLRKRGTAKKPGSQKKQKKHAGVHKTSRNERVLSEDESTDNSEVDVRPPNGRPLGTAIQLLSQKKQKKHAGVHKTSRNKRVLSEGESTDNSEAEEERPSKQRKLGTAKKQGSQKKQKKHAGVHKTSRNERVLSEDESTDNSEAEEERPSKQRKLGTAKKQGSQKKKKHAGVHKTGRNERVLSEDESTDNSEAEEERPSKQRKLGTAKKQGSQKKQKKHAGVHKTSRNERVLSEDESTDNSEAEEGRPSKRQKLGTAKKQGSQKKKKHAGVHKTGRNERVLSEDESTDNSEAEEERPSKQRKLGTAKKQGSQKKQKKHAGVHKTSRNERVLSEDESTDNSEAEEERPSKQRKLGTAKKQGSQKKVHHRSSQEPELQESSRSEEDHENALEWEYQEDIECEGDAEDELILKYRTRNSNNQKAPRRPQQIPRKLFMPTNEIKWSSSPDIAQPYCPATLHKVPGPTKLAVRQVSDIRSAFELFISKSIQKDLLKMTNLEGKRIYRKQWKDMDDVDMHAFYGVLILSSVYKSKREKPRSLWDPKTGRPIFSAVMSWMDFNKCTNCLRFDKWKKECARQQEDELAEIQPVWDKWVEQLPLMYNPGSNVTVDERLIKFKGRCSFKQYMPSKLARYGIKIWAACDAASSYAWNMQICTEKAKDVISKRDQGMRVMFDMTQGLSGHHITCGGFFTSYDLGQKLLKRNMTMVGPILRKKPELPPEISTLKERKVTSSEFLYTANTTLVSYISRKGKNVILMSTLHREGQISDREDKKPEMILHYNATKGGVDNLDRLMACYSCQRKTLRWPHMIFYNMMDISAYNAFVIWLAIQPDWEKSNSNKRWRLFLEELGRELVLPHIQRTERIPRAPAAALVIRRFRVEAAVTTGAGFNPPLPTAAAGGVLEKRCQDCPPWKDATTASVCTTCKRFICVKHRVKLCFGCV; encoded by the exons ATGACAATGCATTACGTGGGTCAGAACATTCTCATCTGCACATCTTCAGATCCAGTACATGACACGGCTGAAATACCTTCAACACAAGCCTGGGAGCCAAAATTGGAAGAAACTGAG GTTGCCGTGTCGACAGACTGCCCGCCTTCCCAAG ATCCAGTACATTACACTGCCGAAGCACCTTCACCACAAGCCTTGAAGCCAAAATTGGAAGAGACTGAG GTTGCTGTGTCGACAGACTGCCCGCCTTCCCAAG ATCCAGTACATGACACGGCTGAAACACCTTCAACACAAGCCTGGGAGCCAAAATTAGAAGAAACTGAG GTTGCCGTGTCGACAGACTGCCCGCCTTCCCCAG AGCCAGTACATGACACGGCTGAAGCACCTTCACCACAAGCCTTGGAGCCAAAATTGGAAGAGACTGAG GTTGCCATGTCGACAGACTGCCCGCCTTCCCCAG AGCCAGTATATTACACGGCTGAAACACCTTCCCCACAAGCCCTGGAACCGGAAATGTATGAGATTGAG GTGGAGCTGTCCTCAGATCATGAAGATGATCAGGCGTTGAATCTGCGAAAACGGGGCACTGCGAAAAAACCAGGCTCCCAAAAAAAG CAGAAAAAGCATGCTGGAGTGCATAAAACAAGCCGAAACGAGAGAGTCCTCTCAGAGGATGAAAGCACAGACAACTCAGAAGTTGATGTGAGGCCACCGAACGGGCGACCACTGGGCACTGCAATTCAACTCCTCTCCCAAAAAAAG CAGAAAAAGCATGCTGGAGTGCATAAAACAAGCCGAAACAAGAGAGTCCTCTCAGAGGGTGAAAGCACAGACAACTCAGAAGCTGAAGAGGAAAGACCATCAAAACAACGAAAACTGGGCACTGCAAAAAAACAAGGCTCCCAAAAAAAG CAGAAAAAGCATGCTGGAGTGCATAAAACAAGCCGAAACGAGAGAGTCCTCTCAGAGGATGAAAGCACAGACAACTCAGAAGCTGAAGAGGAAAGACCATCAAAACAACGAAAACTGGGCACTGCAAAAAAACAAGGCTCCCAAAAAAAG AAAAAGCATGCTGGAGTGCATAAAACAGGCCGAAACGAGAGAGTCCTCTCAGAGGATGAAAGCACAGACAACTCAGAAGCTGAAGAGGAAAGACCATCAAAACAACGAAAACTGGGCACTGCAAAAAAACAAGGCTCCCAAAAAAAG CAGAAAAAGCATGCTGGAGTGCATAAAACAAGCCGAAACGAGAGAGTCCTCTCAGAGGATGAAAGCACAGACAACTCAGAAGCTGAAGAGGGAAGGCCATCAAAACGACAAAAACTGGGCACTGCAAAAAAACAAGGCTCCCAAAAAAAG AAAAAGCATGCTGGAGTGCATAAAACAGGCCGAAACGAGAGAGTCCTCTCAGAGGATGAAAGCACAGACAACTCAGAAGCTGAAGAGGAAAGACCATCAAAACAACGAAAACTGGGCACTGCAAAAAAACAAGGCTCCCAAAAAAAG CAGAAAAAGCATGCTGGAGTGCATAAAACAAGCCGAAACGAGAGAGTCCTCTCAGAGGATGAAAGCACAGACAACTCAGAAGCTGAAGAGGAAAGGCCATCAAAACAACGAAAACTGGGCACTGCAAAAAAACAAGGCTCCCAAAAAAAG GTACACCACCGTTCTTCCCAAG AACCAGAATTGCAAGAATCGTCAAGGAGTGAAGAAGACCATGAGAATGCGTTAGAATGGGAGTATCAAGAGGACATTGAATGTGAGGGTGATGCAGAAGATGAACTCATTCTGAAGTACAGAACTCGAAACTCTAACAACCAAAAAGCCCCACGGCGACCCCAGCAGATACCAAGAAAACTATTCATGCCCACTAATGAGATTAAATGGTCATCATCTCCAGATATTGCACAACCTTACTGTCCTGCTACATTACATAAGGTACCCGGGCCCACGAAATTGGCAGTGAGACAGGTCAGTGACATAAGGTCAGCATTTGAACTATTTATTTCCAAGTCAATCCAGAAAGACCTTCTGAAAATGACCAACCTTGAGGGAAAACGCATTTACCGTAAGCAATGGAAAGACATGGATGACGTGGATATGCATGCCTTCTATGGGGTCCTCATCCTCTCAAGTGTCTACAAATCAAAACGTGAGAAACCTAGAAGTCTGTGGGATCCCAAGACAGGAAGACCTATTTTCAGTGCAGTAATGTCATGGATGGACTTCAACAAATGCACAAATTGCTTAAGATTTGACAAGTGGAAAAAAGAATGTGCCAGACAACAGGAGGACGAGTTGGCAGAAATACAACCTGTGTGGGACAAGTGGGTTGAGCAGCTTCCACTTATGTATAATCCAGGATCCAATGTGACTGTGGATGAGCGCCTTATTAAATTTAAAGGCCGTTGCTCATTCAAGCAGTATATGCCGTCCAAACTAGCAAGGTATGGCATAAAAATCTGGGCTGCATGTGATGCTGCTTCATCCTATGCATGGAACATGCAAATCTGCACCGAAAAGGCAAAGGACGTAATCTCAAAGAGAGACCAGGGAATGCGGGTGATGTTCGACATGACGCAGGGCCTCAGCGGCCACCACATCACTTGTGGTGGCTTTTTCACATCATATGACCTGGGGCAAAAACTCCTCAAGCGCAACATGACTATGGTTGGCCCAATATTGCGCAAAAAGCCAGAGCTGCCGCCGGAGATTTCCACACTGAAGGAGAGGAAAGTGACATCCTCAGAGTTTTTATATACAGCCAATACTACTCTGGTGTCGTACATATCACGGAAGGGCAAAAATGTGATACTGATGAGTACACTGCATCGAGAGGGACAGATCAGTGACAGGGAAGACAAGAAACCGGAGATGATTCTGCATTATAATGCCACAAAAGGAGGGGTAGACAATTTAGACAGGTTGATGGCCTGTTACAGCTGCCAACGAAAGACTTTACGGTGGCCCCATATGATCTTTTATAACATGATGGATATATCCGCATACAACGCTTTCGTGATCTGGCTGGCAATACAGCCAGACTGGGAAAAAAGTAACTCCAATAAGCGTTGGAGATTGTTTCTAGAGGAGCTGGGAAGGGAACTTGTGCTTCCTCACATCCAAAGAACAGAGAGGATTCCAAGGGCTCcggcagctgctttggtgataaGAAGGTTTCGAGTGGAGGCTGCTGTAACGACAGGTGCAGGATTCAACCCTCCGCTGCCTACA GCTGCCGCTGGTGGTGTATTGGAGAAACGCTGCCAGGATTGTCCCCCTTGGAAGGACGCAACGACGGCTTCCGTGTGCACCACCTGCAAGAGATTTATCTGTGTGAAGCACAGAGTGAAGCTCTGCTTCGGATGCGTGTAG